GCCGATACAGGACTTTATAAGACTGGTATGTACAgatatttggtgatttaaaaaacaacaacccaataTCGGccaatatttttaaaacttgaagCATGATGATGATGCAACTCATAAATGCCTAATTAGCCATTACACCTTGCAGGTGATTGTCTGGGTGTGGTAGGTTTATTAAGTACTAACCATGAGGGTAGTCAGTAGTGCTGTACTCTGGAGGGAGAATGAGTGAACAGGAAGTGGGGGTTGGAGCAACATTTCCCTCAGTGAAGAAAGGTATGGTGGCTCCTGTGGACAAACAGAAGAGCGGAGCAGATGCATCGGGGGGATTGTGGCTAGGCGGCGCTGCCGCACCTGGTGCGTAGCTGAAGGCGCTGGGAGACATTGTGACTGCCTGGCCTGAGGGATCCTGCTGTGAGTGACTCTTTGTGGGAAGTTCCTCACTGGTAAAGCCTCCTGCACATATATCATCGCCTCGATCCTCCtctgctggcggagcgctgggCATCACCCCTGCTGCACCCGCTGGACTGGTGGGTGTAGACCTCGTCGGAGACTGGTTTAAAGCGATGTTTCCGATATAGATAGGCAGAGTGACAGCTGCTTCAGGATATCTTAGTGACACCTGTAACACAAACAGAGATCCGTGAAGGGAGCAGCGGGATCAGTCCCTGTTAACTGTGCATTACTCACagctaatttattttttatattcccCCCACCCAAGTTGATCCTGTGTCTGTAGAATCTATTCTTTAAAAGTTACCACCCCTTTTGGGTACCCTTAGCAAAGACCCTTTGTTTGTGTAGAAAAGTGTCTGACACCAAGAATTAAAAGCACGTTTAATACATGCAGCCACCATTTTAACAGCTTAGAAATGACACGAGCAGATTACTTTAATAAGTTCCTCTTAAAGCAGCAGCACTCAAGAACACCAAGAAACTGCAACCTGGAAAGTTTTGCAAATTGCTTCCCCTGGCAAATCGAACCGTTTTGCCAAACTTGCAATCATACTTCAATGTAGCACTGAAAATGGTAAAAAAATATCTTAAATGATgagtggggaagaaaaaaaatatcagatgATCTGCTATTAGCTGCAATGGTCATTTGCAAAATATCACAATATCATCATAGAGGAATTTCTGAACTTCTTCCCACTTCAAAAATCTATTGTGACCTACTCATACTTTCACCTTGGACAATCACATGAATTTTTTTGATTCATTTGGATCCTACGATAATTTACTTCTTAAGGTCAACTGTCCATTAAAAGCTTCACTGCTCTATAAGACCTGCAGCTCCACTTTAGTTATTTCCTAATACTTAGATCCAAACTTAGATCCAAAAATAGCTCAGAAAATGAAAAGTTAGAATCTTTATttgatatttaaatatttagggtcaaatttatttattattatttattttaaatgactttttaCAGTTAACTTGTAGTACCTTCACAGCCCACCAGATGGCTGCCATCAACACTCTGTGGTCTGATTCAGAAACAATTAGGACGGCATAAAGGAAgtagaaaaatgaaaagctgGAGCTGAAAAGCTTCAACTAACATATGTTAAACCTGCAAAACTGCTATCAACCTggtataacacacacacatacacacacacctgaatgaaaTAGATGATGTCTATAAGGTTGCAGCCTGTCAGTTGTGACTGAGGGAGTGGAGGAACGATGATCTGTTCCTTCCACTCTGCATGTTTTCCTGCCTTCACTTTCGCTCCCTCCACCTCTGCAATGGTCCGTAGGTCTACCACAGGCTTGTTAGTCTTGTAGGCCACTCTCTGGTGTGACAAAGTCAAACAATTAGAAGCATGAAAAGATGTAATGGCAAATTCAAACCGCTTCACACACCACTAATGTGAAAGCTCGCAGGATAACTTACTGTTCTAGAAATGATCAAGATAACTGTTTTTATCTGAGGTAAAACGAATTTTATGTGTGTCCACATGAAAAGATTTGTTACTTGAGTGGAAATTCTGGTTTATTCTATTATTATAGAAGGTCTAAGAGTTCTCAGTCCTTCTTAAAGATGATTTACACGAACCAAGGATGAGTTAAGAAATACTGATATAACTGTCTACATTTAATAACATACCTGTACGAGACTGGCCAGTACACACCCCGTGTCCTTGCCAGATTTGTTGTGGATCTCGGTGAATAACTTGATGACCTGACCGGGGATGTAACCCTTCATGTCACTGCAAACTTTCAGCATCACAGTCCCCGACTTCACCAGGAGGTAGTTGAACTTCTTGGTGGCCACAGCAGAACTGTGATACTGAAGAGGCAGAGTTGTTGAATAaacgtctgtctgtctgtacgTTGGCAGTATTAAAAAGTTTGGCTAGCAGAAGCTGTGCAGACTCTTTATTGCAggataaacaggaaactgacagtCATCAGGAGAAGAGACTTGATTATGAGTAGGAGGGAGAGAACCCTTTCCTGCTCTGCAACGAAATCAAATAAGCTTCGACAAAGATAAAAGTttattaaataaagaaatgcattACAGCATTCTTTTCAATCCAGTCCTAAATGCACTGGGCAAGAATCAAAGAGAATAAAGGTGAGATCAAAGTGAAGGAAAACAAATGTGAATCAAGCACTTACAGCAATATCTGGAACCTCATTGAGGTTAAGCATGTTGAGTAGGTAGAAGGGCTTCTGGATTTTGTAGTCCTTGGAGAAGCGTGGCGTGTCAATAGTCACCTTCACTCGGTAAACTATTTTCCCAAAGGGTCCCTCAAAGGAAGTTGGGACAGCAGCTAAGCAGGAGATTGTggggaaagaaaacacaaacatgagtgaCATTGGGAATTTCAATCCAACCCACATCAATTTCTCAATAAAGCTGTAACTTACATCAAATTCAGAGGGTCATACCTTCACCGTACAAGAAAGCTAACAAGCTCAGTAAGACAGaatttcccccccaaaaagcaaaaactgtcTCCATAGGTGACGACTAAGTGGATCACAGGTAAACTATGTGATTAAAAGTCTAACATTTTCAAGTTCTCATACAACCAATGAGTTGTTATATTGCGGCCTGTAAACTATGGCGGGCAGAAACAGCCAATAAATAACATCACATTAAATGTATGAAATTATTTCTACATCTATTTCTGTATTTTCTACATTTTGCTTTTGCATTTCCACAAACTTGTTTGTTTCTGGTTTACAAAGTGTACTTAAGGAGTCAGCATTTCACCTTTGGGTGACTGACACAAATCAAAGGAAATGGCTGCCTCTGGTtaggaaaaacaaagaagtaAATTAGACTGAAAACAATGCTGTTAGTCAGAACTATTGCAATAAAGCAAAAGTACTAGAACAGTAATAGAAAGtacaagaaatattttttaaaaagtcatacAAATGTATATATTTCGATGACTAATTTGTGCGAGGGATTCAACGAACGACTcgataattttttttctttttagcattTTCTATTAAGGATTAGCaaaaactttcttttaaattgaaaaaaaggaaaaaaagaagtttaagTTCAATACATTTAATTgtaaatttaagttaaaaaaaaatttaaaagaaggacaaaaaggaaaattaaaTGTAGAAATTCTAGAAAATGTCATATTAATGTGGCTacactttattttttgtagATATTTTCCCCTAGGCAGAGACTGAGCTGAAATCTGTATGCATTCCCTTGGAGATGTCATTAAACTAAGCTTTCAGATGGATTCCTGCAGGTGTCCTTAGTGAAAAAAGGACAGGCCATGTGTCTCAGGAAAAGGACAGTGAAGAAGTGGAAACTGTGAGGGTAAACATAGGAGCGTAGGAAATTCAAGAAGAGGAAAAATAACAATTCTGGGGAGACAGCAGTGAGATAGACAGAAGGGGAGAGATGTTCAGATCCAGTGAAGAGGAAAAAACACCCAAACAACAGGTTCAAAACCTGTTCATGGAGTAATCTGTGTATAAATTTCCAAGCAGAACGCACAGCAAAAGAGTTTAATGTGGTGTCAAAATAATGGCAGAGCCCCCTGGCGCAGTCTCTGTTCTAATGTGTTCCTTGATCCTCATTCAGATGTTAATGCCAGCTGCCCCAGGGActatctgctgctgctgctgtcaatAAGAATTAAGCAGGAGAGgcagattgttgttgtttggttGCAGACAGCTTGGCAACTAAAATGGAGCCATCACTGGCTGACATCAGGCCGAATTTCCCTGGGGAGTGGGCTGCTCGTGGTTACTGAAAGTGGCTAAGGGTTGTAGAGCCTGTCTTGCTCCTTGGAGTGCAGACAAAATCCATAGACTGGAAACATAAGAGCCTAGAAATAACTTGGCGATGTCAAAGCCCTCCTTATGCAATGTCCGTTCATCTTTTGACCTTAAAGTGGACCCATTATAACTCTGTGTtactcacagttcaaaataatccttatttaacCTACACTGAGCCTTCGTTCAGCTCCTTAGCTgatttaaccctctcaggctcaaattaaactttttgttgctaatgcacaaccaagtcctgcagtggtacttctgagtaaaaaaaactcataaaatatgtatgttgggtaatcaggttgttggtttt
The Maylandia zebra isolate NMK-2024a linkage group LG7, Mzebra_GT3a, whole genome shotgun sequence DNA segment above includes these coding regions:
- the arrdc1b gene encoding arrestin domain-containing protein 1b — translated: MGKLQEFDITFTNNKVVYGPGESISGTVKIRTTESLHFKAIKVNCHGSCGVSNTANSTAYNVEEQYLNSTLSVAEKGVLGVGEHSFPFQFVIPAAVPTSFEGPFGKIVYRVKVTIDTPRFSKDYKIQKPFYLLNMLNLNEVPDIAYHSSAVATKKFNYLLVKSGTVMLKVCSDMKGYIPGQVIKLFTEIHNKSGKDTGCVLASLVQRVAYKTNKPVVDLRTIAEVEGAKVKAGKHAEWKEQIIVPPLPQSQLTGCNLIDIIYFIQVSLRYPEAAVTLPIYIGNIALNQSPTRSTPTSPAGAAGVMPSAPPAEEDRGDDICAGGFTSEELPTKSHSQQDPSGQAVTMSPSAFSYAPGAAAPPSHNPPDASAPLFCLSTGATIPFFTEGNVAPTPTSCSLILPPEYSTTDYPHEPPPSYEESCSSANSSFNSRQ